A genome region from Megalobrama amblycephala isolate DHTTF-2021 linkage group LG18, ASM1881202v1, whole genome shotgun sequence includes the following:
- the supt6h gene encoding transcription elongation factor SPT6, which produces MSDFIESEAEESEEEFEEKDLKPKKTQRFMEDDEEEEEEENTEDQDEHGNLRGLIDDGDVEEEEPVEAQSGGEDSDSGEEVRHRRRKRSFDDYLDDDDLDLIEENLGVKVKRRKKKYSRVKTMDDEGDDDDEKDMIADEIFTGDGDGDGEVEDGEAVDTLHTRDDEEEEDDEESDIDDFIVDDDGQPITKKKGKKVSGYADAALQEAQDIFGGDFDFAEFDTEAYDHAEEEEEDQDDESWDRPKKQTKRRVGRRSIFEIYEPSELESSHMTDQDNEIRSTDMPERFQLRAIPVKPAEDDELEEEAEWIYRNAFSTPTISMQESTDYLDRGTTTNFSRKGPSTINKIKEALNFMRNQHFEVPFIAFYRKEYVEPELNINDLWKVWQWDEKWTQLKTRKQNLTRLFQRMQSYQFEQISADPDKPLADSTRPLDTADMERLKDVQSLDELGDVYNHFLLYYGRDIPKMQNATKANKKKLKKIKEVSEEDGEEAEVEEEEEEEEQKGPDLKQASRRDMYSICQGAGLDGLAKKFGLTPEQFGENLRDSYQRHETEQFPAEPLELAKDYVCSQFNTPETVLEGARYMVAMQIAREPLVRHVLRQTFQERAKINIKPTKKGKKDVDEAHYAYSFKYLKNKPVKELSGDQFLKMCLAEEEGLLAIDICIDLVGVKGYGDQTYFDEIKQFYYRDEFSHQVQEWNKQRTLAIERSLQQFLYPQMAKELKNKLIAEAKDNIVKSCCKKLYNCLKVAPYRPDQQVEEDDDLMDESQGKGIRVLGVAFASGRDTPVFCSLINGEGEVVDFLRLPYFLKRRNAWREDEREKKLQDIENLKKFLLSKKPHVVAVAGENRDAHMVMEDIKRTISELEQDSSLPAVGVELVDNELAVLYMNSKKSEADFRDYPPLLRQAVSVARKIQDPLVEFAQVCSTDDDILCLKLHPLQEHVVKEELLGALYCEFINRVNEVGVDVNRAIAHPYTQSLVQYICGLGPRKGSHLLKILKQNNTRLENRTQLVTMCHMGPKVFINCAGFIKIDTASLGDSTDSYIEVLDGSRVHPETYEWARKMAVDALEYDESAEDANPAGALEEILENPERLKDLDLDAFAEELERQGYGNKQITLYDIRAELSCRYKDLRAPYRPPNTEEVFNMLTKETPETFYIGKLITCVVTGIAHRRPQGESYDQAIRNDETGLWQCPFCQQDNFPELSEVWNHFDSGSCPGQAIGVRTRLDNAVMGFIPTKFLSDKVVKHPEERVKVGMTVHCRIMKIDIEKFNVDLTCRTSDLSDKNNEWKLPKDTYYDFDAETDDVKQEEEHKKKQQRTTYIKRVIAHPSFHNINFKQAEKMMESMDQGDVVIRPSSKGENHLTVTWKVADGIYQHVDVREEGKENAFSLGHTLWINTEEFEDLDEITARYVQPMAAFARDLLGHKYFHECNGGDRKKMEELLIRSKKEKPTFIPYFVSACRDLPGKFLLGYQPRGKPRIEFVTITPDGFRYRSQIFPTVNGLFRWFKDHYQDPVPGVTPTSSRTRTPASVNATPANINIADLTRAVNALPRNMTSQMFNAIAAVTGQGQNPNTTPAQWASSQYGYSGGSSAGGGGSSSAYHVFATPQQPMATPMMTPSYSYTTPGQQQAMTTPQYPSSTPQSSHGHHQHSSSTPSSSSSRVRTPQPKTSSHTAVDWGKMAEQWLQEKEAERRKQKTPRMTPRPSPSPMIESTPMSIAGDATPLLDEMDR; this is translated from the exons ATGTCTGACTTCATCGAGAGCGAGGCTGAGGAGTCAGAGGAGGAGTTTGAGGAGAAGGATCTGAAGCCCAAGAAGACGCAGAGATTTATGGAAGATGATG aagaggaagaggaagaagagaatACTGAAGATCAGGATGAGCATGGAAACCTGAGAGGACTCATCGATGATGGTGACGTGGAAGAGGAAGAACCGGTAGAAGCGCAAAGTGGGGGAGAGGACAGTGACTCTGGTGAAGAGGTCCGTCATCGGCGCAGGAAACGAA GTTTTGATGACTATCTGGATGATGATGATCTGGACCTCATTGAGGAGAATTTAGGAGTGAAAGTGAAGAGGAGG AAAAAGAAGTACTCTCGTGTAAAAACCATGGATGATGAGggggatgatgatgatgagaaaGACATGATTGCTGATGAGATCTTCACTGGGGATGGAGACGGAGATGGAGAAGTTGAGGACGGAGAGGCTGTGGACACACTTCACACAAGAGATGATGAAGAGGAGGAAGATGATGAGGAATCTG ACATTGATGATTTCATTGTGGATGATGATGGACAGCCCATCACTAAAAAGAAGGGAAAGAAAGTCTCTGGCTACGCTGATGC TGCTTTGCAAgaagctcaagatattttcgGGGGTGACTTTGACTTTGCTGAGTTCGACACTGAGGCATATGATCATgcagaagaggaagaggaggatcaGGATGATGAGTCATGGGATCGACCGAAGAAGCAGACCAAGAGAAGAGTTGGACGTCGTAGCATCTTTGAGATCTATGAGCCCAGTGAGCTGGAGAGCAGCCACATGACCGATCAGGACAATGAGATCCGCTCTACAGACATGCCAGAAAGATTCCAG TTGAGGGCCATCCCTGTAAAGCCTGCTGAGGATGATGAGCTGGAGGAAGAAGCTGAATGGATTTACAGGAATGCCTTCTCTACACCAACCATCTCCATGCAG GAGAGCACAGACTACCTGGATCGTGGGACAACCACTAATTTCAGCAGAAAGGGCCCCTCTACTATTAATAAAATCAAAGAAGCCCTGAACTTTATGAGGAATCAACACTTTGAG GTTCCCTTCATTGCATTCTACAGGAAGGAGTATGTGGAACCAGAGCTGAACATTAATGATCTGTGGAAGGTGTGGCAGTGGGACGAGAAG TGGACCCAGTTGAAGACCAGAAAGCAGAACCTGACACGTCTTTTCCAGCGAATGCAGTCTTATCAATTTGAGCAGATCTCAGCTGACCCTGACAAGCCGCTGGCCGACTCGACTCGTCCCCTGGACACTGCTGATATGGAGAG GCTGAAAGATGTTCAGTCTCTTGATGAGCTGGGAGACGTCTACAACCACTTCCTGCTCTACTATGGCCGAGACATTCCTAAGATGCAAAATGCAACCAAGGCCAACAAAAAGAAACTGAAGAAGATCAAGGAAGTGTCAGAGGAAGATG GGGAAGAAGCAGAagtggaagaggaagaggaagaagaggagcaGAAGGGGCCAGATCTGAAACAAGCCTCCCGCAGAGATATGTACAGCATCTGCCAGGGCGCAGGCCTTG aTGGTCTTGCCAAGAAGTTTGGTCTGACTCCAGAGCAGTTTGGAGAAAACTTGCGAGACAGTTATCAGAGACACGAAACCGAGCAGTTCCCTGCAGAGCCTTTGGAGCTGGCCAAGGATTATGTGTGCAG CCAATTTAACACCCCGGAGACTGTTCTGGAAGGTGCTCGCTACATGGTAGCGATGCAGATTGCCCGTGAACCTCTGGTTAGGCACGTGCTCAGACAGACCTTCCAGGAGAGGGCCAAGATTAACATCAAGCCAACTAAGAAGGGAAAGAAG GATGTGGATGAGGCACACTATGCTTATTCCTTCAAGTACCTGAAGAACAAGCCTGTGAAAGAGCTCAGTGGAGATCAGTTCTTGAAGATGTGCCTGGCTGAGGAGGAAGGCCTGCTTGCCATAGACATCTGTATTGACCTTGTGGGAGTCAAAGG GTATGGCGATCAGACATACTTTGATGAGATTAAGCAGTTCTACTACAGGGATGAGTTCAGTCACCAGGTGCAGGAATGGAACAAACAGAGAACCCTTGCCATTGAACGTTCCCTTCAGCAGTTCCTGTATCCACAGATGGCCAAGGAACTTAAGAATAAGCTTATCGCTGAAGCCAAGGACAATATTGTTAAG TCTTGCTGCAAGAAGCTTTATAACTGCCTGAAGGTGGCTCCTTATCGGCCTGATCAGCAGGTAGAGGAGGATGATGACCTCATGGATGAGTCACAAGGAAAGGGTATCCGTGTACTTGGGGTGGCCTTTGCTTCTGGCAG AGACACACCAGTTTTCTGTTCTCTCATCAATGGTGAAGGAGAGGTTGTGGACTTCCTCCGGCTACCTTATTTCCTGAAGAGGAGAAATGCATGGAGAGAGgatgaaagagagaaaaag CTTCAAGACATCGAAAATCTCAAGAAATTCCTCCTTAGTAAGAAGCCACATGTTGTTGCAGTTGCTGGGGAGAATCG TGATGCTCATATGGTGATGGAGGACATCAAGCGCACCATCAGTGAGCTGGAGCAGGACTCCTCTCTTCCTGCGGTGGGAGTGGAGCTGGTGGACAATGAGCTGGCTGTGCTTTATATGAACAGCAAGAAGTCTGAG GCGGACTTCAGAGATTACCCACCTCTGCTTCGGCAGGCTGTGTCTGTGGCTCGCAAGATTCAGGACCCCCTAGTGGAGTTTGCTCAAGTCTGCAGCACCGATGATGACATTCTGTGTTTGAAACTGCATCCCCTGCAG GAGCATGTAGTGAAAGAGGAGCTGCTGGGCGCTCTCTACTGTGAGTTTATAAACCGGGTGAATGAGGTTGGTGTGGATGTGAACCGAGCTATTGCTCACCCTTACACCCAGAGCCTGGTCCAGTACATATGTGGCCTCGGACCTAGAAAAGGCTCCCACCTGCTCAAG ATTCTTAAACAGAACAACACTAGGTTAGAGAACCGGACACAGTTGGTCACTATGTGCCATATGGGACCCAAAGTCTTTATTAACTGCGCTGGCTTTATCAAGATCGACACCGCCTCTCTTGGAGACAG CACTGATTCCTACATTGAGGTTCTGGACGGTTCCCGAGTGCATCCTGAAACATATGAGTGGGCTCGTAAAATGGCGGTGGATGCTCTAGAGTATGACGAGTCGGCAGAAGATGCCAACCCAGCCGGAGCACTAGAGGAGATTCTTGAGAACCCAGAAAGACTGAAAGACTTGGATCTGGATGCCTTTGCTGAGGAGCTGGAGAGACAG ggTTATGGCAATAAGCAAATTACACTGTATGATATCCGAGCAGAGCTCAGCTGTAGATATAAAGATTTGAGAGCCCCTTACAGGCCTCCCAACACTGAAGAGGTCTTTAACATGCTCACCAAGGAGACGCCTGAGACCTTCTATATTG GTAAACTCATCACCTGTGTGGTGACTGGCATCGCTCACAGAAGGCCACAGGGTGAGAGTTATGACCAGGCCATTCGTAATGATGAGACGGGACTCTGGCAGTGTCCTTTTTGCCAGCAGGACAACTTCCCTGAACTCAGTGAG GTGTGGAATCACTTTGACAGCGGCTCCTGTCCTGGTCAAGCCATCGGTGTGAGAACCAGGTTAGATAATGCCGTCATGGGCTTTATCCCAACCAAGTTTCTTAGTGACAAGGTGGTCAAGCACCCTGAGGAGAGGGTCAAG GTTGGCATGACCGTGCACTGCCGCATCATGAAGATTGACATCGAGAAGTTCAATGTGGACCTCACTTGCAGAACATCTGATCTGAGTGACAAGAACAATGAATGGAAGCTTCCTAAAGACACCTACTATGACTTTGATGCTGAGACAGATGATGTTAAACAGGAAGAGGAGCATAAGAAGAAACAGCAGAGAACCA CTTACATTAAGCGTGTGATCGCTCACCCATCCTTCCACAACATCAACTTCAAACAAGCAGAGAAGATGATGGAATCCATGGACCAGGGTGACGTAGTTATTCGACCCAGCAGTAAAGGGGAGAACCACCTGACGGTCACGTGGAAGGTGGCTGATGGGATCTATCAGCATGTGGATGTGCGTGAGGAGGGCAAAGAGAACGCCTTCAGCCTTGGACATACTCTCTGGATCAACACTGAG GAATTTGAGGATCTGGATGAAATCACAGCCAGATATGTCCAGCCCATGGCTGCATTTGCACGAGATCTGCTTGGCCACAAGTACTTCCACGAGTGCAATGGGGGCGATAGGAAG AAAATGGAGGAACTCCTCATAAGGTCCAAGAAAGAGAAGCCAACATTCATCCCCTACTTTGTTTCAGCTTGTAGAGACCTACCGGGCAAATTTCTCCTGGGTTACCAGCCTAGAGGGAAGCCGAG GATAGAATTTGTAACCATCACTCCAGATGGCTTTAGGTACCGTTCTCAGATATTCCCTACAGTCAATGGTCTCTTCCGCTGGTTCAAGGACCACTACCAGGATCCTGTGCCAG GTGTCACGCCAACCAGCAGCAGAACGCGAACACCAGCATCAGTCAACGCCACACCTGCCAACATTAACATTGCGG ACTTGACTCGAGCCGTCAACGCTCTCCCGCGAAACATGACATCCCAGATGTTCAACGCCATAGCAGCGGTTACAGGACAGGGCCAGAATCCCAACACAACACCGGCCCAGTGGGCCTCCAGTCAGTATGGTTACAGTGGTGGCAGCAGTGCAGGAGGAGGCGGCAGCAGCAGCGCTTATCAC GTATTTGCAACGCCCCAGCAGCCAATGGCCACACCTATGATGACGCCCAGCTATTCTTACACCACACCTGGCCAGCAGCAGGCCATGACCACGCCCCAGTATCCCAGCAGCACACCGCAGTCCTCACACGGACACCATCAGCATTCGTCCTCCACGCCATCGTCCTCGTCATCGAGAGTGCGGACGCCACAGCCCAA GACAAGTTCCCATACTGCCGTGGATTGGGGTAAGATGGCTGAACAATGGCTGCAGGAGAAAGAAGCCGAGCGGCGGAAGCAAAAGACGCCCCGCATGACGCCCCGACCTTCGCCCAGCCCTATGATCGAAAGCACGCCCATGTCCATCGCCGGAGACGCCACTCCTCTCTTGGACGAGATGGACCGATAG
- the rab34b gene encoding ras-related protein Rab-34: protein MMNSLPPVKGDRIICELPLYFTRDAAVHTKDGFNITVREACQGQKTGLNVAKVIVVGDVGVGKTCLINRFCKDTFDKTYKATIGVDFEMERFEVLGVPFNLQLWDTAGQERFRCIASTYYRGAQAIIVVFDLSNYNSLDNAREWLEDAMRDNDPSSVLLFLVGTKKDLSHPDQLAQMEQEAVKLSEEIRAEYWAVSALSGDSVRDFFLRVASLTFEATVLSELERNNSRQVGDIVKISNNCNENFKKRQSNCCH, encoded by the exons TACTTTACAAGGGACGCTGCAGTGCACACCAAAGATGGCTTTAATATTACTGTTAGAGAGGCATGTCAAGGACAGAAAACAGG GCTAAACGTAGCCAAGGTCATTGTAGTTGGTGATGTAGGAGTTGGGAAGACTTGTTTAATAAACAG ATTCTGCAAAGACACTTTTGACAAGACGTACAAGGCGACTATTGGAGTGGATTTTGAGATGGAGAGATTTGAGGTCCTCGGGGTGCCCTTCAATTTGCAGTT GTGGGACACAGCAGGTCAAGAAAGATTTAGATGCATTGCATCCACATACTACAGAGGAGCTCAAG CCATCATCGTTGTGTTTGACCTGAGCAATTATAACTCTTTGGATAATGCGAG AGAGTGGCTTGAAGATGCCATGCGAGACAATGACCCTTCTAGTGTTCTCCTCTTCCTCGTGGGAACCAAGAAGGATCTTAGT CACCCAGATCAGTTGGCCCAAATGGAGCAAGAGGCTGTTAAACTTTCTGAGGAGATCAGAGCAGAATATTGGGCCGTCTCTGCCCTGTCAG GGGACAGTGTGAGAGACTTCTTCCTCCGAGTCGCATCACTTACATTTGAGGCGACTGTATTATCTGAGCTGGAGAGGAACAATTCTAGACAAGTTGGTGATATTGTCA AAATTTCTAATAATTGTAACGAAAATTTTAAGAAGAGGCAATCAAACTGCTGTCATTGA